The following DNA comes from Acipenser ruthenus chromosome 47, fAciRut3.2 maternal haplotype, whole genome shotgun sequence.
GAATTTCTTAACTGGAATGTGCATAATTTTCATTCTGTACTTTTAACCATCCAATTGCACATGTTATTCAGTCACCCAGAAGCCATTGTGAACTGTCCTGCAGATGAAATGAAGCCTTGGGCTCCTGAAGCAGGCgtattcatgtattattattgcagcagcagcagcttccaGGATGGTAAGTGACATTTCATTTCCCGTTCCCAGTCTGGTGTGTAAGCTCCGGATCACATACCCAACTAGATTCATTGTTCTGGGTCTTGTCTCTAAGATATTGTTTTGAAAAGAATTCAAAGAGCAGACAGGACCCAAGTGCAGACCGAGTTCTGCAAATCCTTTAATTGCACTGGGATCAACGTTTACGACTCTCTCCAAATAATGGAAATCCCTCTTAATTGTTTTTTTCCCTCCCCAATAATAACTTGCAGAGGCCCTGCCAGTTGGCAGATGTGCCAGATTCCATcattcctcctcctccctccctccctccatccatccagaAATCACAAGTTTATCCAGAGCACTGGTGAGCGCAGTGTTTTGGCCCTGGGCACATTTGCGCTTTTCTCCTAAGGTCAAGAGCCTCATAACTgtcctttaaataaaatacattcaaacgCTGATTTCTCAAATGGCACAAAAGCAGAGATTAAGAGCACAGGACAGTCGACGAAGAGGCTTTGGTTCCTCTGCTACTACGTCAGCATTGCAGATTGTCATGAGCCaccacagacacagcactgaTTGGCCCACGGGCGCAGGCCACTGAACTAGAGCCACGTTAAGCAACAGGCAATGGAGCCCAATAGATTAACAAAAAGTTGCCCATCCCAACTGTCTACCGTAACAGTCAAGGTCAAGCGAATTTATATATGAAGTCTACGTCTTGAAAAACCATGACATACAGGTTCTGGAGTTTGTTCAGTATTTGTGTTGCAATATGTCtcatgacttaaaaaaaaaagaactcatGGAAATGTAGTCACATGGTTTAGTTTCTATAATGCAACCCCTGTAccttaatacaattaaaaatgaactgaCCACTATGGCATTTAAGACCTTGCTGTACCCCACATCTCCTCCTGAAAATCTTATCATGCACAACCATTGTTTTATGCCACTCAACACAAGTTTGTAACCAACTTCTTAACTACAGCACTGTTGATTATTACAACTGTTTATCTTGCCGATTCCTTCCAAGAACTGCATTACATTAAGATCCAACATGAGACACATAtgcaacccatttgtttttggaaAGTAACCCATATTTTCTGATTCAGCTTTAAGTTTATTTGCTGTGGAACTGACCCACAATTCTGAGTTTTGATTATTTAATAGCCTGCTCTGGCGCTCCCGCAGATTAGGGAGGCAAAAATGGCAGGatctgtttctcctcatcgcgctacagcggatcctactggccaggcgcctggtgGGTGGAAGCAGACACCCAGAGGGCTGGAGAGGCCAggagcttgctgacatccgctccagagtcctgggtgtaaaagagacAATCGGCCCTGGTCatgagatcggaggacgcccgctgaaccttcagttttcttgagccgagtggggaattgctgcgaACGTAATTTGACATTCTAAATTGTTATTGTTAGAGGAAGAAGGAAAATAAGTGTTCATTTTACACTCGAAAGAAGGCGCCTCCTTcaatcatattatttattttaaaaaaacaaaacataattaacCTCCCCGCTAGTGGAAAACACAAGCAAGATTATTTTAGAGATAAAACGGGGCTGAGGTATTTAGTGTTCTTCTTTTTAGCGTCTTTTCTGTTACCAGCAACTACTTAAGAATGATGCAGTAATCCCAGTGTGCTTTCAACATCCGCGCTATGAAGATTTCAGCAATGTGTCATTCATTCTTAATGACTTACTGAATACTGCGCCCAATACAATGTGAGGTTTTCTCTGTGCAGTGGGTTGATCTTATTGGAAATTAGATGTTGCATTTCCACTGGGCTATCCAGAGAGAATAATTTATAAGACGCAATAGCAAGCTGGTTCACAGTGCGGCAGTACTGCCCTCTTCTGgtcaaaaaataaaagtacaatttTAGTGGTGCGTTGTTTTGATAATaatgtttaaaagcatttaaaaggaGGAGATACAGACTCCTCAGGgaatatatttaaatttaaatccatTCCTAGTTTAAATCATCCCCTAAAGGTTTGCTGTATAATCCTTGCACTAGCGTAGATACAAACTGTCTTAATCAGAAGTTGTTATCTCATATTGTGTTCTAgcagtatttgcacttactgtaaactacactgtatttaaatgttgtttttgcactgtaaccttgtcttgccctgcagcagctgcaagtcgccttggataaaggcgtcttccaaataaactaataataataattacagattattactgtattacctttaatagattttttattttaaactttatttaacaaGAGATATTTTAGCAATGTACAAGGTTATGCGAGGATTGTGTAGGTCAGTGTGAGAGTTTAAAGCCTGGGCGCTCCCGATATCCTCCAGCCTTCCTTCTTCCCAACCTTGGTAAGGGCTGCTAGTGCACCCAGTCCCAGGCAGGCTGTGGTGCCAGTCATGTAGCTGTGAGCTGCAGACACAAGAAATACATTCAAAGTTTTATAGAGATTAATGCAGAGTTAATGAAAAGACTATAAAACTATGACTGAGTGCAGCTGTGCAAAGCATGCGCTTATCTGGCTGCTagcagggaaagaatgttttaTTGCCTAAGAGTCTCAGTAAAACTGACAGGCACTTGGAGGTGCATTTGAGAAGCATCAAGATCCTCCATAAACACGTCATGCCCGATGCTTCTTCCACAAACTGGTAACTGATATCATTGCTTAATAACTAACTCATTATCGTGTTTCCTTACACTAGCAGGCTGTAGTGCGTTTACCTAGCTTCAATCTCCAACCATAACACACAGTTTTCTGTCCAAAGCAGAGACGAAAGTCAAGAGCTGGACAGAGTTTGGATGGGAGGAGAAAGGCGAACCCGACTGATTTACTTACTCCGGACTCCAAGAAAGATCCCAGACGCACAGCCACCGACGAAATAATTCAAGGGGTCATCGGGCGTCTCGCGAGCCTGCGCGCTCAAGCAGGTGGTGATCCCGAAGATCGCCCCCAGAGACGCTGCAGGAGAAATGGCACAGCACGATTCAGGCACGGCATTCCCTTTCGTTCGTTCGGTTTTTATTCGCAGCTGGAGGAGCGCGCAGTGTCGTTTGAATACCGAAGCGCtgctccgtcctgaatttcagcgGCACGTCACTGGATTTGAATGGACACAAAGGCACATTCTAGTCCCGGTCAGCACTGAAGTGCGATCACACAGACGTACCTAGATATACCCACCCACACACATAAAGGAAAACCATAGAAAGACTATTCTACAGGTAGAAGCTGAACTTGAAAAATGATGTCATTCCTAAAGCCAGGAAATGGAACTAACCCCCTTGCATTGCAGTTTCAAATAGCTTAATAAGACACATTAGACATTGTACTCCCTCATCCCCAATTAGGCGCACAGTGAAGCCGGCAACAGATCAAAGCCCTATTCAGCCGTTACCATTCCTGTATGTGCACCAAAGACGAGGTGCCGTGTCAGGGAAGAGGAAAGGAGAAAAGGGTCTTCAGGGAAGGAAGGGATGACACTCACCCATAGCGATGGTGCCTGTGGCTGTTCTCTGCACAGCCTGAATGGCAGAGTCGGGCTGGAACGCTGCAATGTGAAAGGCCGAGCCAACCAGCCCTAAGCAGAGACAAAACAACACgaataaataacacacaggggtggaaataagacccccattgcatGGCAGTTTGCTCCATTTACTGCGAGTTCAATAAGAAGACTCTTGTTACCTTACACTGCGGCTAAACAAGCTCGTAAGAAGTCTTATTGTCATCCCTGACTAAGTACTG
Coding sequences within:
- the LOC117401497 gene encoding NADH dehydrogenase [ubiquinone] 1 alpha subcomplex subunit 11 gives rise to the protein MGYWDLEDGKDCVEKTWITTKLATAVGLVGSAFHIAAFQPDSAIQAVQRTATGTIAMASLGAIFGITTCLSAQARETPDDPLNYFVGGCASGIFLGVRTHSYMTGTTACLGLGALAALTKVGKKEGWRISGAPRL